The Gemmatimonadales bacterium DNA window CGAAGGCCGTCATCCCACACGCGGCGTCGCTGCGTCAGGCATTCGCCCATTGCGCAATATTCCCCACTGCTGCCTCCCGTAGGAGTCTGGGCCGTGTCTCAGTCCCAATGTGGCTGGTCATCCTCTCAGACCAGCTACCCGTCGTAGCCTTGGTGAGCCATTACCTCACCAACTAGCTGATAGGCCGCAAGCCACTCCGTCGGCGTGAGGTTGCCCCCACTTTCATCACCCGGGATGTCCCAGGCGAATTCATGCGGTATTACCCGGCCGTTGGGCCGGCTATCCCCCACCGTCGGACATGTTGCTTACGTGTTACGCACCCGTTCGCCACTGACCTGGAGTTGCCCCCAGGCCCGTACGACTTGCATGTGTTAGGCACGCCGCCAGCGTTCGTCCTGAGCCAGGATCAAACTCTCCAAGAGTTTGAATCAGCTCGTCCGAACAACTGTGTTCAGCTGTCCGAATCACTTTACAAAACTCAGAATTGGTCCCCTCCCGCAGCACCTCTGAGAGCACTACGGTAAGAGCGGGGCCACACGAGTTCCGCACTCTCCGATTCGATTATCAAAGAACAGTCCGCGCGAAAAACTCGCGGTCAGACAATCAAAATAGAGGGGGAGCTGGGGCAAGTCAACTCCCCAACCAAGGCGGATTTAGGGGCTCTTCGGCAGGCGGAATCACCCCGGCCAGGGGCCACGATGCGGAACGCGCCAGGAGGGACTCGAACCCCCGACCCGCAGCTTAGAAGGCTGCCGCTCTATCCAGCTGAGCTACTGGCGCAGCAAAGACAGACGCGCAGACGCACCGACGCGCAGACGCGCAGGAAAGACGGCCTGAATCTATAACACCGAGGCGTCCCGGTCAGCCCGTCAGCTTCTCGAGGGCCGCCTTCAGCTGGCTCGCCGACTGCCAGCGATCCTTGGGCGCCTTGGCGAGCGTCTTAGCGAGGACCCTGGCCAGAGGCTTCGACACCTCCCGCCGGAACTCCCGCACGTCGGGGATCGCGGCCTTCTGGTGCAACTCCAGCAACGCCGCCTCGCTCTGGTGCTGGTACGGCGGCCGCCCGGCCAGGCTCTCGAACAGTACGCATCCCAGCGAGTAAAGGTCGCTACGATGATCGATCTCGGCACTGCCGGCCGCCTGCTCGGGGCTCATGTAAGGCGAGGTCCCGACGGTGAACCCGGACCGGGTGACGCGCTCGCCCTCAGAAACCTGGACGGCGCGCGCGATGCCGAAGTCGAGCAGAATCGCCCCTCGCGGCGCGAGCACGATGTTCTCCGGCTTCACATCCCGGTGCATTATCCCGTTGGCGTGCGCGTGCGCCACCGCGTCGAGGAGCTCCCGCGAGCCGCGCAGCGTGGGCTCGATAGGCGCCTGCTTGTGCTGGTCGAGGTACTGCCGGAGCGTCGGCCCGTCCACGTACTCCATCACGTAGTATAGGAACCACCCGGCCTCTCCGTAGTCCAGGAGCCGAGCGATGAGGGGATGGTCGAGCTTCTGGAGGACGCTGATCTCGCGGAGGAACCGTTGCGCGGTGATGCTGGGGAGAAGCTCCGGACGCAACACCTTTAGCGCCACCGCCCGGCCGCCCTGGTCCCGAGCGAAGAACACCCGCGCCGCTCCACCGGCCGCTATCTCTCGATCCACCGCGTAGCGGTCGCCCAGGGCTTGGCGCACCATCGGGAGCAGCTCGCGCGGAATAGCGCACCTCCGGCGCTGCGGGGATGGGGCAATAGTCGGGGAAACCGCGTGAAGCCGCAAGCCGGAGGGACGATCGAAGAGAGAATGGCGTTGAGGGTCGAAGAGGCAAGGGCGTTGAAGGTTCAAGAGAGAAAAGCGTTGAAGAGTTGAGAAAAACGCGTAGGTTGGGCCCATGACTCGCTCACTCGCTCTCGCGCTCGCGATCCTCACCGCTCCGGCGGCCCCGGCTCTAGCCCAGGGCACCCAGGTCGTGCTCCTGGGCACCGGCACGCCCAACCCCGATCCCGATCGCTCGGGACCCGCCGTCGCGGTGGTGGTGAACGGGAGCGCTTATCTGGTGGACGCAGGTCCCGGTCTGGTCCGGCGGGCGGCTGCCGCTCAGCG harbors:
- a CDS encoding serine/threonine-protein kinase, with the protein product MVRQALGDRYAVDREIAAGGAARVFFARDQGGRAVALKVLRPELLPSITAQRFLREISVLQKLDHPLIARLLDYGEAGWFLYYVMEYVDGPTLRQYLDQHKQAPIEPTLRGSRELLDAVAHAHANGIMHRDVKPENIVLAPRGAILLDFGIARAVQVSEGERVTRSGFTVGTSPYMSPEQAAGSAEIDHRSDLYSLGCVLFESLAGRPPYQHQSEAALLELHQKAAIPDVREFRREVSKPLARVLAKTLAKAPKDRWQSASQLKAALEKLTG